A single genomic interval of Sebastes umbrosus isolate fSebUmb1 chromosome 9, fSebUmb1.pri, whole genome shotgun sequence harbors:
- the ndst1a gene encoding bifunctional heparan sulfate N-deacetylase/N-sulfotransferase 1, giving the protein MLGCVTRLRRLVRLLPLQTSLLLLFIFCTVSVFISAYFLYGVKRELEPSGGGVSGAEGASADSDDPRVTPSRLLPLRGVSGGPGVDPGGARTDPVVLVFVESQYSQLGQEIVAILESGRFRYRTEISPGKGDMPTLTDKERGRFTLVIYENILKYVNLDAWNRELLDKYCVEYGVGIIGFFKANENSLLSAQLKGFPLFLHSNLGLKDCTVNPKSPLLFITRSGQPLPGPLPGDDWTVFQSNHSTYEPVLLAKTQSAESVASMGQNAALLPSVVQDLGLHDGIQRVLFGNNLVFWLHKLVFVDAVAFLTGKRLSLSLERYVLVDIDDIFVGKEGTRMKVPDVKALLETQRELRTHVPNFTFNLGFSGKFFHAGSDEEDLGDDLLLSYVKEFWWFPHMWSHMQPHLFHNQSVLAEQMLLNKKFAMEHGIPTNMGYAVAPHHSGVYPVHMQLYDAWKKVWGIKVTSTEEYPHLKPARFRRGFIHSGISVLPRQTCGLFTHTIFYKDYPGSPNELDKLINGGELFLTVLLNPISIFMTHLSNYGNDRLGLYTFKSLVMFLQTWTNLKMQTLPPIQLAQKYFSLFPSERDPLWQDPCEDKRHKDIWSKEKTCDRFPKLLVIGPQKTGTTALYLFLGMHPDLTSNYPSKETFEEIQFFNGHNYHRGIDWYMEYFPLPSNTSSDYYFEKSANYFDSEVAAQRAAALLPKAKIVTILINPADRAYSWYQHQRAHDDPVALKYSFHNVITAGHDAPVKLRVLQNRCLVPGWYAIHLERWLNFYHSSQLLVLDGQMLKTEPAAIMDKIQKYLALVNVINYHKILAFDPKKGFWCQLLEGGKTKCLGKSKGRRYPDMDPESQGFLREYYRDHNIELSKLLYRMGQPLPSWLREELVHTR; this is encoded by the exons ATGCTGGGATGCGTGACGCGCCTCCGTCGGCTGGTCCGTCTCCTCCCCCTGCagacctccctcctcctcctcttcatcttctgcACCGTCAGCGTCTTCATCTCCGCGTACTTCCTCTATGGCGTCAAGCGGGAGCTGGAGCCGTCGGGAGGGGGCGTGTCCGGGGCCGAGGGGGCGTCCGCCGACTCCGACGACCCGAGGGTCACTCCGTCTCGGCTGCTGCCTCTGCGGGGCGTCTCGGGGGGCCCCGGGGTGGATCCCGGAGGGGCCAGGACAGATCCTGTGGTTCTGGTGTTTGTGGAGAGCCAGTATTCTCAACTGGGTCAGGAGATCGTGGCCATCCTGGAGTCTGGCCGCTTCAGGTACCGGACGGAGATCTCTCCCGGTAAAGGGGACATGCCCACGctgacagacaaagagagaggccGTTTCACACTGGTGATTTACGAGAACATTCTCAAGTATGTTAACTTGGACGCCTGGAACCGAGAGCTGCTGGACAAATACTGTGTGGAATATGGAGTGGGCATCATTGGCTTCTTCAAG GCCAATGAAAACAGTCTGCTCAGTGCACAGCTGAAAGGCTTCCCCCTCTTCCTGCACTCTAACTTGGGTCTGAAGGACTGCACCGTCAACCCCAAGTCTCCCCTGCTCTTCATCACTCGATCTGGTCAGCCCCTGCCAGGTCCCCTCCCCGGGGACGACTGGACCGTCTTCCAGTCCAACCACTCGACGTACGAGCCCGTGTTGCTGGCCAAGACCCAATCGGCCGAGAGCGTTGCGTCGATGGGGCAGAACGCCGCTCTGCTCCCATCGGTGGTGCAGGACCTGGGGCTCCACGACGGCATCCAGAGGGTCCTGTTCGGCAACAACTTGGTGTTCTGGTTGCACAAGCTGGTGTTCGTGGACGCCGTGGCCTTTCTGACCGGGAAGAGGCTCTCGCTGTCCCTGGAGCGCTACGTCCTGGTGGATATAGATGACATCTTTGTGGGCAAAGAGGGCACACGCATGAAGGTGCCTGACGTAAAG GCCCTGCTGGAGACACAAAGGGAGCTGCGCACCCATGTGCCCAACTTCACCTTCAATCTGGGCTTCTCAGGGAAATTCTTTCACGCCG GATCCGATGAGGAGGACCTGGGAGACGACCTGCTGCTTTCCTACGTGAAGGAGTTCTGGTGGTTCCCTCACATGTGGAGCCACATGCAGCCCCATCTATTCCACAACCAGTCCGTGCTGGCCGAGCAGATGTTGCTCAATAAGAAATTTGCCATG GAGCACGGGATCCCCACTAACATGGGCTACGCAGTGGCGCCCCACCACTCCGGCGTCTACCCCGTGCACATGCAGCTGTACGACGCCTGGAAGAAGGTGTGGGGCATCAAGGTGACCAGCACGGAGGAGTACCCGCACCTGAAGCCTGCCCGCTTCCGGCGAGGTTTCATCCACAGCGGCATTAGC GTGCTGCCCAGGCAGACGTGCGGTCTTTTCACACACACCATCTTCTATAAAGACTACCCAGGCAGTCCCAACGAACTGGACAAGCTCATCAACGGAGGAGAACTCTTCCTCACCGTTTTGCTGAACCCT ATCAGTATCTTCATGACTCATCTGTCCAACTACGGGAACGACCGGCTGGGCCTGTACACCTTTAAGAGCCTGGTGATGTTCCTCCAGACATGGACCAACCTGAAGATGCAGACGCTGCCTCCCATCCAGCTCGCTCAGAAGTACTTCAGCCTGTTCCCCTCCGAGAGAGATCCACTCTGGCAG GATCCTTGTGAGGACAAAAGGCACAAGGACATCTGGTCCAAAGAGAAAACATGTGACCGCTTCCCCAAACTGCTCGTCATCGGGCCTCAGAAGACAG GGACGACGGCGCTCTACTTGTTTCTTGGCATGCACCCTGACCTGACCAGTAACTACCCCAGCAAGGAGACCTTTGAGGAGATCCAGTTCTTCAATGGGCACAACTACCACAGAGGCATCGACTG GTATATGGAGTACTTCCCGCTGCCCTCCAACACCAGTTCAGACTACTACTTTGAGAAGAGTGCCAactactttgactctgaggtgGCGGCTCAGAGGGCTGCAGCTCTCCTTCCCAAAGCCAAGATCGTCACCATCCTCATCAACCCGGCAGACAGAGCTTACTCTTGGTACCAG CACCAAAGAGCCCACGATGACCCGGTGGCGTTGAAATACTCCTTCCACAACGTCATCACCGCGGGCCACGACGCTCCGGTCAAACTACGGGTCCTCCAGAATCGCTGTCTGGTGCCGGGCTGGTACGCCATCCACCTGGAGCGCTGGCTCAACTTCTACCACTCCAGCCAG TTGTTGGTGTTGGATGGACAGATGCTGaagactgagcctgctgcaATCATGGATAAAATCCAGAAGTATCTGGCCCTGGTCAACGTCATCAACTACCACAAGATCCTAGC GTTCGACCCTAAGAAAGGCTTCTGGTGTCAGCtgctggagggagggaagaccAAGTGTTTGGGAAAGAGTAAAGGACGCAGGTACCCTGACATGGACCCCGAG TCCCAGGGCTTCCTCAGGGAGTACTATCGGGATCACAACATCGAGCTGTCCAAGCTGCTCTACAGGATGGGTCAGCCGCTGCCCAGCTGGCTCCGAGAAGAGCTGGTCCACACCAGGTAG